The Nicotiana tomentosiformis chromosome 2, ASM39032v3, whole genome shotgun sequence genome includes the window CATCAGGGCATTCATGCCTAACACAAGAATTGGCAAGGTTCTATTCAACGGCCTAATGCTGATCCTCATCTGACCTAGACTGCATTAACCGCCTGCGCCTTCTTGAGTTTAACGATATATCACTGAATATGTCAAGGTCAGTTTCATCCTCGTCTTCATCTTCATCATTGTCATGTAAACCTAGCAGATTTTCACCCCATAGATAGCGCCTCCTTGAGGAAGATCCAGAAGAACGCCGGTGCCTTGACAAAGCCCTCAACCTGCTTCCTCTTACCTCAGACGTAGGGTCCATTGACTCGATCATCTGaaataaaaagaaagtactcaacCACCGCCCACTTTCAGTAGGACCTCGTTCCCTTTCACCCGACAGACTGTCTCCATTCTCAATCACGTAATCCCCAAACACCATCGCTCCAGGCATTGCAGAGTGGATAGCACTGACGATATCGTTGTACTCTCTCTGGTTTTCAAGCTGACGCCACGCTCGCTGTCTTGATGGGTCAATATCAGAAGGGCGTGCTGTCGGGTGAACTCTCCTAGCGTGCTGCCGCAATTCACTGTAGTTACCCATGAATGAGCAGGATTCAGAAGAGCAACTTCTAGACTTCCTGTTGAGATACTTCCTAGCCTCCTCCACTACCTTCCATCCTAACACGTCTCCACGACACATAGGACACTTCAATTTCAATTTTGAGTCTGATGGGTTACCGTTGGTCTCTTCAAGACCCGTTTCCAATAAAGACACAGAACCTGAAGTTTGGAAAGTTCCTTCCGACATGCCTGTGTGATTATCTGCCACGTCGCCACTATCCTCTTCTCCTCCAGGGAATGTACCATTTGCTGCAGCCACACTTGTTGGTAAATCACGATTTCCATGAATCGTACTTAGATCACTTGAATTTCTCAGCTCCAAGCTCTCATCATCAATGGAAACATGCTGGTTGCCTTGTGTCGGACTACTAGAAGGGCAGTCCTTACCATCAGCCTTGAGATTCTTGAAACGATCTAGACAATTCGAATGCCTATAACTTGTGTCGCAAATGTATGATCGACAACCCTTATCATGAGAGGTACAAAGTAGGAGTACGGCATTGTGTGGATGCTCCATGCAGATGGGGCATGAAGCTTCATTCCATTCTTTGTAGTCAACATGCAAATCAGCACCGTTTGACATGCTCCGTTTCCTACTAGCCATCTAAGTACACTATGAACTATTATTAACAAGATTCAACCCAGTAATTTAATGCATTCAAATAATATGGCAGTAGGACATTTTTATTCGATGACAAATACTAGAGAATTGTCATGAAAATATCCTATGCTTCTCAAGTtgtataaagatgaagaattcATATGCACATACGTAAAAAAAACCTAGGCGCGCGCATTTAATTATGTGATGTGAAGCAAACACCCAGTACTTTTTCAAATGTAGGCTTTTCATATGTTTATCAAAACCCTTATTGGGTGTGAGGGTAGGGTGGGGCTACCACACTATCCAAGATTCTCGGATAGCAAGTCATAAATATCAATATTGCACGACCAATCTACAAACCATATccacaaaagaagaaaaaagagctACATAGGGCATATTaatcttttgttttctttttttgagGATCAGTACATAAGGCACAATAATTTTTAGAAATGGTATTCAGCAATATCCCACACCAAGAAGCAATCTCCTTTACTTCCCCTAAAACCTTTATGTTTTAACATGTGGGAGCAATCATTAATTTGACCAATCCCTCCATTAAGTCTAGATAACAAAACCAAGTTCTGGTCCTATCGATCAAGCATAGGTCTACTAAGATGCATCACGGAAATTGGTGTCTCCAACAAAATCTACATTCACCAATATTTCCAAGTCAGTACCGCTTCAGCAGACTCTTTTTCAGCCTAAGGGGTTAGCATCTCCATCAGCAGTATTTATCTTCAGAGTTTAAGTATAAAAATGATAATCAGCACATTGAATGTCACAATCTTGTAACTCAGTAGTCAGTACTCCAATAAAGAAGATAGCTGCACTTCAACAGTTTTAAAAACTTGCACtctgttttttcttctttttatacgTAAAAAAGCACTCTGTTTTTGAGGATTACAAGTAAAAAAGCTACATCCAAACTGCCTTACATCCTTTAAAAATTTCTAATGAATTCTCCTGTCTGCATGATAAACTGGCCAATATAGAAAATCTTCTCATGTATAAAAAAGAAATATGTACTCAATTATTGCCAATTCAATATTTCCAATTTGGTCCTATTTTGGCTTTTCTTTTCTAGTTCACAACATTAAGTGCATAATCATTTTGATATCTTCTTTTCGCACAATGTCCCCAAATTGCACTCCATAAACAAGAGCCAAGTAGAATGCAGAAGAATTTATCATGAGGCAGCTCACAGATAATAAACTTCAAATAGCTACATCTATCCTTCCTCTCTGCATAACTCACCAAGAGAATACGCCAGGCCTCTTCTTTAATTGTTTCTTCTGAATGGTCAGTATTAGCAATTGAAATATTACGCAACTCTATGCCACTCTACAGCAAATTGAATTGCAACGTTCACAAACAACTACTTAATTATCAATGGTGAGAGCCCTAGAAATCTGATAATAGTCTAAATCTTGAAACACAACAGCAAAGGACTAATAAAAGTAGTAAATATAATGTGAACGAGAGGATAAAAAGTCAATAACACATTCTTGTGCATCAGAAAGTATAACGCAGAAATCACATAGAACGATGATTGAGAAACTCAAAGTAGGGAAAATCAACATATGAAAACAGCGATGGAATCATACAGCTAAACAATAACTAGTTTTGGATTGAAGCATCGCGGTAGTAGTTCTTGTTGTTGTAACAATTTAACTATAGGACTAACAACAATGAAACTCCAAATTAGCTGAAAACTTTATGTGCAAATGAGCTGTGCGCCTGTGCCATTCCTTTGCAATAAATCAGAATTATTAACAGACACTGACTAGTCAAAAACTTGAACACAATCCTATTTTTAGAAAACCATAAAAGCCACAATCTAAACTGCATAACAACAAGAACACTACTAAGTCTCAATCTCAAGCAAGTTGGAGTCGGCTATATGAATTCTCATTAATCATGTTGCTCCATTTAAGCTCATTGTAGACCAAtaatttaacaaaataaataaaatgtaCTAGAACTTTTGGCATATAAATCTCCGACAAGACCAAACCACTCCTAGAAAACATAGAACCTATACTTACTAACATGACAAACATATTCATTGAGAACAATGATAAATTCAACAACTCTATCTATACTTCGCCCGAAAATAGAATTTATTTAAATGAAAATAGGATAAACAACTCATAGTTGATCCATTACTCTTCAATAAAATATGATCATAAATTTCTAACCCCAAATAAAACCCCAGAAAACGAAAATGCAAACTTTGGAAGAAAAATTCAATATTTTCAAACCCCCATATATTATTTTTTGCAGATTAATAGATTATCAAAAAGTTAGTCACATTTTCCCAAATTaaaattcaaccttcaaaattccaaaactcaaaacaccaaatagatcaaaaagatcttaacttttaACGGTGTATCAAGTAGATCTTCAtaaattcataaaaattagaCCATAATAGTAGAAAGATCAAATTAGGGCAAATTAACAAAAACCCTCAATACAATGAATTAGGAAATTAGGGTGCATGAAATTACGATCAAAATATGAAATTGAATCTCATAGATTTTGTTCTTACAAGATTGATTGTTGATTTTCGCTTCAAATGTGTGAATTAAAAAGCACTTCTTCTCAAAATTAGGGTTTGAGATAAAAGGGAAAATGATGTATCTGATACCTGATTGGAATTGTTGATTTctatttataataattaatttatatatagGGGGTGAATTGGAAAATGTacatatatcttgaaaattaagtAAAGAGAAAAAGGTGGGGTGAAAAAAAATAAGGACAAAATAATGGGGGGTAAAGAAAAAAATGGTGTTACAAGAATATTTAGAGGGAAATTAcagagaaaagagagaaaatacaGTTTTCGGAGAAAAAAGTGGTACTTTTTTGGAATTAAATTAAATATAGAGAAAATGATGGGGTgaataaaaaaaaagagaaaatggtgGGGTGAATTAAAAAAAAGAGAAACTGGGGGCACTTGGAATTTTTTGAACTTGAAAAATGTTAAGAGGGAAATTACACAGAAAATAGAGAGGAAGTACAGCTTTTTGCACGTTTTTGGACAAAGCTATTATGTGTACGTTGTGCTGCTGCCAAGGTTTGTT containing:
- the LOC104099052 gene encoding uncharacterized protein, which produces MASRKRSMSNGADLHVDYKEWNEASCPICMEHPHNAVLLLCTSHDKGCRSYICDTSYRHSNCLDRFKNLKADGKDCPSSSPTQGNQHVSIDDESLELRNSSDLSTIHGNRDLPTSVAAANGTFPGGEEDSGDVADNHTGMSEGTFQTSGSVSLLETGLEETNGNPSDSKLKLKCPMCRGDVLGWKVVEEARKYLNRKSRSCSSESCSFMGNYSELRQHARRVHPTARPSDIDPSRQRAWRQLENQREYNDIVSAIHSAMPGAMVFGDYVIENGDSLSGERERGPTESGRWLSTFFLFQMIESMDPTSEVRGSRLRALSRHRRSSGSSSRRRYLWGENLLGLHDNDEDEDEDETDLDIFSDISLNSRRRRRLMQSRSDEDQH